From the Candidatus Saccharimonadaceae bacterium ML1 genome, one window contains:
- a CDS encoding Class II fructose-bisphosphate aldolase, which produces MSLITEQIYENTARARELMHRSRQEGFAVGAFNIDNQETLQAISQAAQKLQAPVMVEVSAGEVKTMGGCQNIRDMVSNYRSTYNIEMYINLDHAPTVELCQQAIDAGFEFIHIDISQANHDATLEEIIMKTKDVVAYARSTGALVEAEERYFFGDSNVHKEAIDYEEVKKWNTKPNEARDFVAATGIDTMAVQIGNLHGLYPVPKILDLDLLREIRAAIDCQISLHGGSGTPLHYFEDAAKIGVSKININSDLRYAFRTTLEKVLRENPDEYAVYKLMPQVCAAVQAVVEEKIQAFGSVGKAA; this is translated from the coding sequence ATGAGTCTGATTACCGAGCAAATCTATGAAAATACCGCGCGCGCGCGCGAACTAATGCACCGCAGCCGCCAGGAGGGCTTTGCGGTCGGGGCGTTTAATATTGATAACCAAGAAACATTGCAAGCGATTTCGCAAGCAGCGCAAAAGCTGCAAGCGCCGGTAATGGTTGAAGTGAGCGCCGGCGAAGTTAAGACGATGGGCGGCTGCCAAAACATCCGCGACATGGTGAGTAATTACCGCAGTACGTATAATATAGAGATGTATATCAACCTTGACCATGCGCCGACGGTTGAACTGTGCCAGCAGGCGATTGACGCTGGATTTGAATTTATTCATATTGATATTTCGCAGGCGAATCATGACGCGACGCTTGAAGAAATTATCATGAAGACAAAAGACGTCGTAGCGTATGCGCGTTCAACCGGTGCGCTTGTCGAGGCGGAAGAGCGCTATTTCTTCGGCGACTCGAACGTACACAAGGAAGCGATTGACTATGAAGAGGTGAAAAAATGGAACACCAAGCCAAATGAAGCGCGCGATTTTGTAGCGGCGACGGGAATTGATACGATGGCGGTGCAAATCGGCAATCTGCACGGATTGTATCCCGTGCCGAAAATTTTAGATTTAGATTTACTGCGGGAAATCCGTGCGGCGATTGACTGTCAGATTAGTTTGCATGGCGGCAGCGGCACACCGCTCCATTATTTTGAAGATGCAGCAAAAATCGGCGTCAGCAAGATCAATATCAATAGCGATTTGCGCTATGCGTTCCGTACGACGCTTGAGAAAGTGCTGCGCGAGAATCCTGACGAGTACGCAGTATATAAATTGATGCCGCAGGTGTGCGCGGCGGTGCAGGCGGTCGTCGAGGAAAAAATCCAGGCATTTGGCAGCGTGGGTAAGGCGGCGTAA